A DNA window from Drosophila biarmipes strain raj3 chromosome 2R, RU_DBia_V1.1, whole genome shotgun sequence contains the following coding sequences:
- the LOC108029847 gene encoding uncharacterized protein LOC108029847 yields MGSRFYVRNFVLLGLIASSQLQIPVDIVEDNIDNEIISLFHLIASVKTYIGINCFITFTDKIDLRTSLQQRLMDTFSLPVYTMASDLGPLNHQYLKAENMVIAFFTGLDDPTLEALNDQDFQYGAVLLILIYAAPPHPKPFDGDSIYELFSWCYDRWLDRTILIIRRTNETEMWSFYFLGQLRVVKLDSSDVFLNNIRKDDYKFLLQVVNDPPTIFWYNSSDQADVTGGGNISLSGHIGLMMMNYLRFLNVTTDIITVPGQQTAQYEIFSHLDDRRVDVVANMVDDNSLKFSPVVMDSQLCVLVSNRRTIPVGRYFDQMVSPGVHRLTTLTSIAVFAIKYLSQRHRSILDPFFNTLRFFLALPLPNGSLDRLPMADKFIEVFSFFFVALFVSSNVSLLSTVFTTGIYEPAITNAETMRASGLKILTYDPSIVQAFNDNTLPNSLADQVVLVDFPTMFHLLVTLNDSYAYVVKTPNWQSFRLFQQRMKSETLKIIGGELCSKSRPMRIAINSRSPIRFFFKSYFEMVFESGLQKKWLEMSFQKYRDVTGLKKLPMDASRNSEPLTIDFFTLTIKMYICGMALSALVFVIELLLDRYNH; encoded by the exons ATGGGGAGTCGATTCTATGTGCGGAACTTCGTTCTTCTTGGCCTCATAGCCAGCAGTCAACTGCAGATCCCGGTCGATATAGTGGAGGACAACATAGACAATGAAATAATTTCCCTATTTCACCTGATCGCATCAGTGAAGACTTATATAGGCATTAACTGTTTCATCACATTTACGGACAAAATCGATTTGAGGACTTCGCTTCAGCAGCGTCTTATGGACACTTTTTCTTTACCAGTTTATACCATGGCCTCGGATCTGGGACCGCTTAATCACCAGTACCTGAAGGCGGAGAACATGGTGATTGCCTTTTTCACAGGCCTGGACGATCCCACtctggaagctctcaatgaccAGGACTTTCAATATGGTGCGGTGCTTTTGATCCTAATATATGCTGCCCCGCCGCATCCAAAGCCCTTCGATGGGGACTCCATTTATGAGCTATTCAGCTGGTGCTATGATCGGTGGCTGGATCGCACAATTCTCATTATTCGGCGCACGAACGAGACGGAAATGTggagcttttattttttgggacAACTACGCGTGGTCAAACTTGACTCCTCTGATGTGTTCTTGAATAATATTCGAAAAGATGACTACAAGTTTTTGCTGCAAGTTGTTAATGATCCTCCAACTATATTTTGG TACAACTCTTCGGACCAGGCAGACGTGACTGGCGGTGGCAACATTAGTTTGTCCGGCCACATTGgtctgatgatgatgaattaCCTGCGCTTCCTTAATGTGACCACGGACATTATTACGGTTCCGGGACAACAGACAGCTCAGTACGAGATCTTTAGTCACCTAGACGATCGCAGAGTGGACGTGGTGGCCAATATGGTGGACGACAATAGCCTCAAATTCAGCCCCGTGGTGATGGATTCACAGCTCTGTGTGTTGGTCTCGAATCGAAGGACGATTCCGGTGGGCAGATACTTTGACCAAATGGTAAGCCCTGGCGTACACCGACTTACGACCCTTACGAGCATTGCCGTCTTCGCGATCAAGTACTTGTCGCAACGCCATCGATCGATTTTGGACCCGTTCTTCAATACCCTTCGATTTTTCCTAGCTCTTCCGCTGCCGAATGGAAGCTTGGATCGATTGCCTATGGCGGATAAGTTCATAgaagtattttctttttttttcgtgGCCCTTTTCGTAAGTTCGAACGTATCCCTGTTGTCCACCGTCTTTACAACGGGCATTTACGAGCCTGCGATCACAAACGCAGAAACGATGCGAGCAAGTGGTCTTAAGATATTGACATACGATCCATCTATTGTGCAGGCTTTCAACGACAATACTTTACCCAATTCACTGGCGGACCAGGTGGTTCTTGTGGACTTCCCCACTATGTTCCACCTCTTGGTTACCCTGAACGACAGTTACGCCTATGTGGTGAAAACCCCCAATTGGCAGTCATTTCGACTCTTTCAGCAGCGCATGAAGTCCGAGACTCTAAAGATCATTGGGGGGGAACTCTGCTCCAAGAGCCGACCCATGCGAATAGCCATTAATTCCAGATCGCCGATAAGGTTCTTTTTTAAAAGCTATTTCGAAATGGTTTTTGAGTCAGGCTTGCAAAAAAAGTGGCTCGAGATGAGTTTTCAAAAGTATCGGGATGTAACGGGCTTGAAAAAGTTGCCCATGGATGCTAGTAGGAATTCAGAACCGCTgacaattgatttttttacaTTAACTATAAAGATGTACATTTGCGGGATGGCTCTCAGCGCTTTGGTATTCGTTATCGAGCTGTTGCTGGACCGATATAATCATTAG
- the LOC108030313 gene encoding 5-hydroxytryptamine receptor 2A isoform X2, with product MNIYLNIYWAVTNIDYIHSRTSNRVFMMIFCVWTAAVIVSLAPQFGWKDPDYLQRIEQQKCMVSQDVSYQVFATCCTFYVPLMVILALYWKIYQTARKRIHRRRPRPVEAAVNNNQPDGGGAADTKLNRLRLRLGRFSTAKTKGGSAGGVSGAGSGGRALGLVDGNSTNTVNTVEDTEFSSSNVDSKSRAGVEAPSTSGSQIATVSHLVALAKQQGKSTAKSSAAVNGAATSGKGEDGPMARPEGEEQQQQEAHGDRLEHGDQEQDLPQPATATSATPAAVAEDQCKANGVEVLEDPQLQQQLEQVQQLQKSTKSGGGGASTSNATTITSISALSPQTPTSQGPAAPAAGPMTAKTSTLTSCNQSHPLCGTAAESPSTPEPRPRQQPPPLQQQQQLSSIANPMQKVNKRKETLEAKRERKAAKTLAIITGAFVVCWLPFFVMALTMPLCAACQISDSVASLFLWLGYFNSTLNPVIYTIFSPEFRQAFKRILFGGHRPVHYRSGKL from the exons CTACTGGGCGGTGACCAACATTGACTATATCCACTCAAGGACCAGCAATCGGGTTTTCATGATGATCTTCTGCGTTTGGACGGCGGCGGTGATTGTCTCCCTGGCTCCGCAGTTCGGCTGGAAGGATCCGGACTATCTGCAACGCATCGAGCAGCAAAAGTGCATGGTCTCGCAGGACGTTTCCTATCAG GTATTTGCCACCTGTTGCACATTTTACGTGCCACTGATGGTCATCCTGGCGTTGTACTGGAAAATCTATCAAACGGCCCGCAAACGCATCCATCGGCGGCGACCGCGACCCGTCGAAGCGGCGGTCAATAATAATCAG CCGGACGGAGGTGGGGCAGCAGATACGAAGCTTAATCGACTGCGTCTACGGCTGGGCCGATTCTCCACGGCCAAGACCAAGGGCGGAAGTGCCGGAGGCGTCTCTGGAGCCGGATCCGGGGGCAGGGCCCTGGGCCTCGTCGACGGCAACTCAACGAACACGGTCAACACCGTCGAGGACACCGAGTTCAGCAGCTCGAATGTGGACAGCAAAAGTCGAGCTGGAGTCGAG GCGCCCAGCACCTCTGGCAGCCAGATAGCCACCGTGTCCCACCTGGTTGCCCTGGCCAAGCAGCAGGGCAAGTCCACCGCCAAGTCCTCGGCCGCTGTCAACGGGGCGGCCACATCGGGCAAGGGGGAGGATGGCCCGATGGCCAGACCAGAGggggaggagcagcagcagcaggaggcgCACGGGGATCGGTTGGAGCACGGCGACCAGGAGCAGGATTTGCCGCAGCCCGCAACCGCAACATCAGCAACGCCGGCGGCCGTGGCCGAGGACCAGTGCAAGGCCAACGGGGTGGAGGTCCTGGAGGATccgcagttgcagcagcagctcgaaCAAGTGCAGCAGCTGCAGAAATCAACGAAATCCGGCGGAGGCGGGGCCAGCACGTCGAATGCCACCACAATTACGTCGATATCGGCGCTATCGCCACAAACACCGACCTCCCAGGGACCGGCAGCCCCAGCCGCCGGACCGATGACGGCCAAAACCAGCACGCTGACGAGCTGCAACCAGTCGCATCCGCTGTGCGGCACCGCCGCCGAGTCGCCCTCCACCCCcgagccacgcccccgccAGCAGCCGCCcccgctgcagcagcagcagcagctgtcgAGCATCGCCAATCCCATGCAGAAGGTGAACAAGCGCAAGGAGACGCTGGAGGCCAAGCGGGAGCGCAAGGCGGCCAAGACGCTGGCCATCATCACCGGCGCCTTCGTCGTCTGCTGGCTGCCCTTCTTCGTCATGGCCCTGACCATGCCCCTCTGCGCCGCCTGCCAGATCAGCGACAGCGTGGCCTCGCTCTTCCTCTGGCTGGGCTACTTCAACTCCACCCTCAATCCG GTCATCTACACCATCTTCAGCCCGGAGTTCCGCCAGGCCTTCAAGCGCATCCTCTTCGGCGGCCACCGACCAGTCCACTACCGCAGCGGGAAGCTCTAG